The Pantoea nemavictus genome includes a region encoding these proteins:
- a CDS encoding YccS/YhfK family putative transporter: MWRRIIYHPEVNYALRQTLVLCLPVALGWLFGDLQKGLLFSLVPACCNMAGLDTPHKRFFKRLIVGGSLFATGSFLMQILTAYQIPLPLILLALPLLIGVTGEIGPLHARLLPATLIAAIFTLSLVRRMPIWVPPLLYIGGTLWYGLFNWFWFWLWKEQPMRESLSLLFRELADYCDAKYTLLTQLTDPEKALPPLLARQQKAVDLITTCYQQMHMLSASRDNSHKRLTRAFQVALDLQEHISVSLHQPEEVQKLVEESHAEAVIRWNAKIISARLRVLADAILYHQLPDRFHMEKQLGALEKIARQHPDNPVGNFCLYHFSRIARVLRTQKPLYTRDLMADRQRRLPLLPALRSYLSFKSTALRTAARFAVMLMFGSSLALFFNIPKPYWILMTIMFVSQNGYSATRVRIQHRALGTFAGLLIAAASLQLAVPESITLLFMLGITLASYLITRKYYGWSMIGFTVTAVYSLQLLSLNGAQFLLPRMMDTLMGCLIAFAGMIWLWPQWQSGLLRKNAHDALEAYQEALQLLLGPEQSPEKLAYQRIKVNQAHNALFNSLNQASSEPGFNLKYLQDMRMWVTHSQFIVEHINAMTILAREHTMLTAKLAERYLQSCEIALQRCQQRLAYDGPGNDSNILEAPENLNEGPVTIVEQHVKRILQHLNVMHTISSLAWSQRPHHGRWLKVLRPKAD, from the coding sequence ATGTGGCGCCGAATCATCTATCATCCTGAAGTCAACTATGCGCTGCGGCAAACGCTGGTGCTGTGCCTGCCTGTGGCTCTCGGTTGGCTGTTTGGCGATCTGCAAAAAGGTCTGCTGTTCTCGTTAGTGCCTGCCTGCTGCAATATGGCGGGTCTGGATACGCCGCATAAACGCTTCTTCAAACGCCTGATTGTCGGTGGTTCGCTGTTTGCCACCGGCAGTTTCCTGATGCAAATTTTGACCGCTTACCAGATTCCGCTGCCGCTGATCCTGCTGGCGCTGCCGCTGCTGATCGGCGTAACCGGCGAAATCGGCCCGCTGCATGCACGCCTGCTGCCCGCCACTTTAATCGCCGCCATCTTTACGCTCAGCCTGGTTAGGCGCATGCCGATATGGGTGCCGCCGCTGCTCTATATTGGCGGCACGCTGTGGTACGGCTTATTCAACTGGTTCTGGTTCTGGCTGTGGAAAGAGCAGCCGATGCGCGAATCACTCAGCCTGCTGTTCCGCGAACTGGCCGATTATTGCGATGCCAAGTACACCTTATTGACGCAGCTAACCGATCCGGAAAAAGCGCTGCCACCGCTGCTGGCACGTCAGCAAAAGGCGGTCGATCTCATTACCACCTGCTACCAGCAAATGCATATGCTGTCGGCCAGCCGCGATAACAGCCACAAGCGCCTGACGCGCGCCTTCCAGGTGGCGCTGGATTTACAGGAACACATCTCGGTCAGCCTGCATCAGCCTGAAGAGGTGCAGAAGCTGGTGGAGGAGAGTCACGCTGAAGCGGTGATCCGCTGGAACGCCAAAATTATCTCCGCACGGTTACGCGTGCTGGCCGATGCCATTCTCTATCATCAGCTGCCGGATCGCTTTCATATGGAGAAACAGCTCGGCGCGCTAGAGAAAATTGCCCGCCAGCATCCGGATAATCCGGTCGGCAATTTCTGCCTCTACCACTTCAGCCGCATCGCCCGCGTATTGCGCACGCAGAAACCGCTCTACACGCGCGACCTGATGGCCGATCGTCAACGTCGTTTGCCGCTGTTGCCAGCACTGCGCAGTTATCTGTCGTTCAAATCCACCGCCTTACGCACTGCGGCCCGCTTCGCCGTGATGCTGATGTTTGGCAGCTCGCTGGCACTGTTCTTTAATATCCCTAAACCGTACTGGATATTGATGACGATTATGTTCGTCAGCCAGAACGGCTATAGCGCCACGCGCGTGCGTATTCAGCACCGTGCGCTGGGCACCTTTGCCGGTTTATTGATTGCCGCGGCCTCGCTGCAGCTGGCGGTGCCAGAATCAATCACCTTGCTGTTTATGCTGGGCATCACGCTGGCGAGCTATCTGATCACGCGGAAATATTATGGCTGGTCGATGATTGGCTTCACCGTCACTGCGGTGTATTCGCTGCAGCTGCTGTCGCTCAACGGCGCGCAGTTCTTGTTGCCGCGCATGATGGATACCTTGATGGGCTGCCTGATTGCTTTCGCCGGCATGATTTGGCTGTGGCCGCAGTGGCAAAGCGGACTGCTGCGCAAGAATGCGCACGATGCGCTGGAAGCATATCAGGAAGCGCTGCAGCTACTGCTTGGCCCGGAGCAGTCGCCCGAGAAGCTGGCGTATCAGCGTATCAAGGTTAACCAGGCACACAACGCGCTGTTCAACTCATTGAACCAGGCGTCGAGCGAGCCGGGCTTTAACCTGAAATATCTGCAAGATATGCGCATGTGGGTGACGCACAGCCAGTTTATCGTTGAGCACATTAACGCCATGACGATTCTGGCGCGCGAGCACACCATGTTGACGGCGAAGCTGGCGGAACGTTATCTGCAATCTTGTGAAATTGCGCTGCAGCGTTGCCAGCAGCGGCTGGCGTATGACGGGCCGGGCAACGACAGCAATATTCTGGAAGCGCCGGAGAATCTTAACGAAGGGCCGGTTACGATTGTCGAACAGCATGTGAAGCGGATTTTGCAGCACCTTAACGTCATGCACACCATCTCTTCACTGGCGTGGAGCCAGCGACCGCATCATGGCCGCTGGCTCAAGGTGTTACGTCCGAAAGCAGATTAA
- the crp gene encoding cAMP-activated global transcriptional regulator CRP, which produces MVLGKPQTDPTLEWFLSHCHIHKYPSKSTLIHQGEKAETLYYIVKGSVAVLIKDEEGKEMILSYLNQGDFIGELGLFEEGQERSAWVRAKSACEVAEISYKKFRQLIQVNPDILMRLSSQMARRLQVTSEKVGNLAFLDVTGRIAQTLLNLAKQPDAMTHPDGMQIKITRQEIGQIVGCSRETVGRILKMLEDQNLISAHGKTIVVYGTR; this is translated from the coding sequence ATGGTTCTCGGCAAACCGCAAACAGACCCTACACTCGAATGGTTCCTGTCCCATTGCCATATTCACAAATATCCATCCAAAAGCACGCTCATCCATCAGGGTGAGAAAGCGGAAACGCTGTACTACATCGTTAAAGGTTCCGTAGCGGTACTGATTAAAGATGAAGAAGGCAAAGAGATGATTCTCTCCTACCTCAATCAGGGAGATTTCATCGGCGAACTCGGTCTTTTCGAAGAAGGCCAGGAACGTAGTGCCTGGGTGCGTGCGAAGTCTGCCTGCGAAGTGGCTGAAATTTCCTACAAAAAATTCCGTCAGCTGATTCAGGTAAACCCGGATATTTTAATGCGACTTTCGTCGCAAATGGCGCGTCGTCTGCAAGTGACATCGGAGAAAGTGGGCAACCTCGCTTTCCTTGATGTGACAGGACGTATTGCGCAAACGCTGCTTAATCTGGCTAAACAGCCAGATGCGATGACTCACCCAGACGGCATGCAAATCAAAATCACCCGTCAGGAGATTGGTCAGATCGTGGGCTGCTCACGCGAAACTGTGGGCCGTATCCTGAAAATGCTGGAAGATCAGAATCTGATCTCCGCACACGGTAAAACCATCGTCGTTTACGGCACCCGCTAA
- a CDS encoding hydrolase, which produces MHQTSLYPSYFDRPSGERFKPLRGFTNAHLQTLLPRILRRRVSLRPHWQRLDLPDGDFVDLAWSEDPAQARHKPRMVMFHGLEGSFRSPYAHGLMQACQARGWLAVVMHFRGCSGEPNRLERIYHSGETEDATFFLHWLQREWGTVPTAAVGVSLGGNMLACLLGLQGNDAPIDAAIAISAPLALEPCSTKLDVGFSRFYQHYLLTRLKKNATRKLHAWPGTLPVDLSQLRAFRRLREFDDAITARAHGFIDANDYYQRASAMPLLTGVRKPLLIIHAQDDPFMTDAVIPRPEQLSASTQYQLTQHGGHVGFVGGSLLKPKMWLEQRVPDWLSTYLDV; this is translated from the coding sequence ATGCATCAGACAAGCCTTTACCCAAGCTATTTTGATCGCCCCAGCGGCGAGCGCTTTAAACCACTGCGCGGATTCACTAACGCGCACCTGCAAACGCTGCTGCCGCGCATTCTGCGCCGCCGGGTCAGCTTACGTCCGCACTGGCAGCGTCTTGACTTGCCGGACGGCGATTTTGTTGATTTAGCGTGGAGCGAAGATCCGGCGCAGGCGCGTCACAAGCCGCGCATGGTGATGTTTCATGGCCTGGAAGGCAGCTTTCGCAGCCCCTACGCGCACGGCTTGATGCAGGCGTGTCAGGCACGTGGCTGGCTGGCGGTAGTGATGCACTTCCGCGGCTGCAGCGGCGAACCGAACCGCCTGGAGCGCATCTATCACTCCGGTGAGACCGAAGATGCCACCTTTTTCCTGCACTGGCTGCAGCGTGAATGGGGCACGGTGCCGACTGCTGCGGTGGGTGTTTCGCTCGGCGGCAACATGCTGGCCTGCCTGCTGGGATTGCAAGGTAACGATGCGCCCATTGATGCCGCCATCGCCATCTCAGCACCGCTGGCGCTCGAGCCGTGCAGCACCAAACTGGATGTCGGCTTCTCGCGTTTCTATCAGCACTATTTGCTGACGCGGCTGAAGAAGAACGCCACGCGTAAATTACACGCCTGGCCCGGCACGTTGCCGGTCGATCTCAGCCAACTGCGCGCTTTTCGCCGCTTACGCGAATTTGATGATGCGATAACCGCACGTGCGCACGGTTTTATTGACGCGAACGACTATTATCAACGTGCTAGCGCCATGCCGCTGCTGACCGGCGTGCGCAAACCGTTATTGATCATCCATGCGCAAGACGATCCTTTTATGACCGATGCCGTGATCCCGCGCCCCGAACAGCTGTCAGCCTCCACGCAGTATCAGCTGACGCAGCACGGTGGCCACGTTGGCTTCGTCGGCGGCAGCTTGCTTAAACCAAAAATGTGGCTGGAACAGCGCGTACCCGATTGGCTCTCAACGTATCTGGATGTGTAA
- the argD gene encoding bifunctional acetylornithine/succinyldiaminopimelate transaminase codes for MAAEKLAVTRETFDNVILPVYAPAQFVPVKGKGSRVWDQQGKEYIDFSGGIAVTALGHCHPALVETLKTQGETLWHTSNVFTNEPALRLASKLIAATFADRVFFGNSGAEANEAAFKLARYYACKKHSPFKSKIIAFHNAFHGRTLFTVSVGGQPKYSDGFGPKPADIVHVPFNDLDAVKAVIDDHTCAIVVEPIQGEGGVVPATQAFMQGLRALCDEHNALLVLDEVQSGMGRSGKLFSYEHYGIKPDILTSAKALGGGFPVSAMLTTNDIASVMAPGVHGTTYGGNPLACAIAETALDIINTPEVLEGVEARRQQFVEALQAIDSKFDIFSEIRGKGLLIGAALKPQFASKARDILNASAEEGLMILTAGTDVIRFVPSLVIEPTDIAEGMTRFATAIEKVLAA; via the coding sequence ATGGCAGCGGAAAAACTAGCGGTAACCCGGGAAACGTTCGATAACGTTATTTTGCCTGTTTATGCACCTGCGCAGTTTGTGCCGGTTAAGGGCAAAGGCAGCCGAGTGTGGGATCAGCAGGGCAAAGAGTATATCGATTTCTCAGGCGGTATCGCGGTAACTGCATTGGGCCATTGTCATCCGGCGCTGGTGGAGACGCTGAAAACCCAGGGCGAAACACTGTGGCATACCAGCAATGTGTTCACTAACGAACCGGCGCTGCGTCTGGCCAGCAAACTTATTGCTGCCACTTTTGCCGACCGCGTGTTTTTTGGTAACTCCGGCGCAGAAGCCAACGAAGCAGCCTTCAAGCTGGCACGTTATTACGCCTGTAAAAAACACAGCCCGTTTAAGAGCAAAATCATCGCCTTCCATAACGCCTTCCACGGTCGCACGCTGTTCACGGTCTCGGTTGGCGGGCAGCCGAAATATTCCGATGGCTTTGGGCCAAAACCGGCGGATATCGTGCATGTGCCCTTCAACGATCTCGACGCAGTAAAGGCGGTGATTGACGATCACACCTGCGCCATCGTGGTGGAGCCGATTCAGGGCGAAGGCGGCGTGGTGCCCGCTACGCAGGCGTTTATGCAGGGTTTACGCGCATTGTGCGATGAACATAACGCGCTGCTGGTGCTGGATGAAGTGCAGAGCGGCATGGGCCGCAGTGGCAAACTGTTTAGCTACGAGCATTACGGCATCAAGCCCGATATTCTCACCAGCGCAAAAGCGCTGGGCGGCGGATTCCCGGTGAGCGCGATGTTAACCACCAACGACATTGCATCGGTGATGGCGCCGGGCGTACATGGCACCACCTACGGCGGCAATCCGCTGGCCTGTGCGATTGCTGAAACCGCGCTGGATATCATCAACACACCGGAAGTACTGGAGGGTGTGGAAGCGCGCCGTCAGCAATTTGTTGAAGCGCTGCAAGCCATCGACAGCAAATTCGATATTTTCAGCGAGATTCGCGGCAAAGGCCTGCTGATAGGTGCCGCGCTGAAGCCGCAATTCGCCAGCAAAGCACGCGACATCCTCAATGCTTCTGCAGAGGAAGGGCTGATGATTCTCACCGCCGGCACCGATGTGATTCGTTTTGTGCCGTCGCTGGTGATTGAGCCAACCGATATTGCCGAAGGCATGACGCGTTTCGCGACGGCGATTGAAAAGGTGCTGGCCGCTTAA
- a CDS encoding phosphoribulokinase, with amino-acid sequence MSARHPIIAVTGSSGAGTTTTSLAFRKIFQQLNLHAAELEGDSFHRFTRPEMDMAIRKARDLGRHISYFGPEANDFGLLEQTFKHYGQTGLGESRKYLHTYDEAVPWNQVPGTFTPWQPLPENTDVLFYEGLHGGVVTQQQNVAEHVDLLVGVVPIVNLEWIQKLVRDTGERGHSREAVMDSVVRSMEDYINFITPQFSRTHINFQRVPTVDTSNPFAAREIPSLDESFVVIHFRGLEGIAFPYLLAMIQGSFISHINTLVVPGGKMGLAMELIMLPLVQRLIEGKRIE; translated from the coding sequence ATGTCAGCCAGGCATCCAATTATTGCCGTCACCGGTTCCAGCGGTGCCGGAACCACCACCACCAGCCTCGCCTTCCGCAAGATTTTCCAGCAGCTTAATCTGCATGCGGCGGAATTAGAGGGCGACAGTTTCCATCGCTTCACGCGTCCGGAAATGGACATGGCGATCCGCAAAGCGCGCGATCTCGGCCGCCACATCAGCTATTTCGGCCCGGAAGCCAACGACTTTGGCTTACTGGAGCAAACGTTCAAGCATTATGGCCAAACCGGCCTGGGCGAATCGCGGAAATATCTGCACACCTACGATGAAGCCGTGCCGTGGAATCAGGTGCCCGGCACCTTCACGCCGTGGCAACCGCTGCCGGAAAACACCGATGTGCTGTTCTATGAAGGCTTACACGGCGGCGTGGTCACACAGCAGCAGAATGTGGCGGAGCATGTTGATCTGCTGGTGGGCGTGGTGCCGATTGTTAACCTTGAGTGGATTCAGAAGCTGGTGCGCGACACCGGCGAGCGCGGCCATTCACGTGAGGCGGTGATGGATTCGGTGGTGCGTTCGATGGAGGATTACATCAACTTCATCACGCCACAGTTTTCACGCACGCACATCAACTTTCAGCGCGTGCCAACCGTTGACACCTCAAACCCGTTTGCCGCACGTGAAATTCCATCACTCGATGAAAGCTTCGTAGTGATTCACTTCCGCGGGCTGGAAGGTATCGCCTTCCCCTATTTGCTGGCGATGATTCAGGGATCGTTTATTTCCCACATTAATACGCTGGTGGTGCCGGGCGGCAAAATGGGATTGGCGATGGAACTGATAATGCTACCGCTGGTTCAGCGACTAATTGAAGGAAAACGGATTGAGTGA
- a CDS encoding LysE family translocator — protein sequence MELSLFLSMLGFLWVAAITPGPNNMLLTASGANFGFLRTIPLLIGIMIGMQVMLLMVAFGIGSLILLYPSLHLILKIAGSLYLLWLAWKIATAAYEKLETDDVTVKQMPFWQGGLLQLINPKAWLMALGAVASFSLAGTEYLHSVVAISLGMLMVNVVSGVIWMGFGSMIGRLLRSPRAWKIFNLAMGLLTAACVLLIWH from the coding sequence ATGGAACTGAGTCTTTTTTTATCAATGTTAGGTTTTCTTTGGGTCGCAGCCATCACGCCCGGGCCCAATAATATGTTACTTACCGCCTCTGGTGCTAATTTTGGCTTCCTGCGCACCATTCCGCTGCTCATTGGTATCATGATTGGTATGCAAGTCATGTTGCTGATGGTGGCATTTGGTATCGGCAGTCTTATCCTGCTTTATCCCTCACTACATCTGATCCTGAAGATTGCCGGTAGCCTCTATCTGCTGTGGCTGGCGTGGAAAATCGCTACCGCCGCGTATGAAAAGCTGGAAACCGACGATGTCACGGTGAAGCAGATGCCATTCTGGCAAGGCGGTTTGCTGCAGCTGATCAACCCGAAAGCCTGGCTAATGGCGCTCGGTGCTGTGGCCAGCTTCAGCCTGGCGGGCACGGAATATCTTCATTCGGTGGTGGCGATTAGTCTCGGCATGTTGATGGTGAACGTGGTTTCCGGCGTGATCTGGATGGGCTTTGGCTCAATGATTGGACGTTTGCTGCGCAGCCCACGCGCATGGAAAATCTTCAATCTGGCGATGGGCTTGCTTACTGCAGCCTGCGTGTTGCTGATCTGGCACTGA
- a CDS encoding YheU family protein produces the protein MIIPWQELEADTLENLIETFVLREGTDYGEQERSLLQKVADVRRQLERGDVVLVWSELHESINIMPKGEFRG, from the coding sequence GTGATTATTCCCTGGCAAGAACTCGAAGCGGACACGCTGGAAAATCTGATTGAAACCTTTGTGTTACGCGAAGGCACCGATTACGGCGAGCAGGAGCGCAGTTTGCTGCAAAAAGTTGCCGATGTGCGGCGTCAGCTGGAGCGCGGCGACGTCGTGTTAGTGTGGTCAGAACTGCATGAATCCATCAATATCATGCCGAAGGGTGAATTCCGCGGCTGA
- a CDS encoding OsmC family protein codes for MQARVKWVEGLTFLGESSSGHQVLMDGNSGDKAPSPMEMVLMAAGGCSAIDVVSILQKGRSDVADCEVKLTSERREEAPRIFTHINLHFIVSGKALSDKAVARAVDLSAEKYCSVAIMLGKGVEITHSYEVIEL; via the coding sequence ATGCAGGCACGAGTGAAATGGGTGGAAGGTCTTACCTTTCTCGGAGAATCCTCATCCGGTCATCAGGTATTAATGGACGGTAATTCCGGTGATAAAGCGCCAAGTCCTATGGAGATGGTGCTCATGGCCGCCGGTGGTTGTAGCGCCATTGATGTGGTGTCGATTCTGCAAAAAGGGCGCAGCGATGTCGCCGATTGCGAAGTCAAACTGACGTCAGAACGCCGCGAAGAAGCTCCACGCATTTTTACCCATATCAACCTGCATTTTATCGTCAGCGGCAAAGCGTTGAGCGATAAAGCCGTAGCGCGCGCGGTTGATCTCTCTGCGGAAAAATACTGTTCTGTGGCGATTATGCTGGGCAAGGGCGTGGAAATCACCCACAGCTATGAAGTGATCGAGCTTTAA